A stretch of the Bdellovibrio sp. 22V genome encodes the following:
- a CDS encoding type II secretion system F family protein produces the protein MGSAELMLILGLLLAGVAVFLFVSSIFASNADKQQLSWANNDEPAKSKNPVINFSRPLVHQFTLQHAMRIRSEGYRKRVRKYILTSGLSRELNEDEFIGLQLLWGIMFPIFLLIMNFSLQLGLSPMMVMGMGLIGFYLPQIHAKGEKKRRELSVRADLPFFIDLLALSVEAGLDFFSAIQKIVDKASGTDSVLADELGTVLKDIKIGASKAQALKDMAERLDMNEMTSFVAVLVDAESTGASISQVLKDQSVQMRLERFVRAEKAGARASQAILIPLMVFILPAVFIIVFGPVAVSFMYGNK, from the coding sequence GACAAACAACAGCTTTCCTGGGCGAACAATGATGAACCGGCAAAATCAAAAAATCCGGTGATCAATTTCTCGCGTCCGCTTGTACATCAGTTCACTTTGCAGCACGCCATGAGGATTCGCAGTGAAGGCTATCGCAAACGCGTCCGTAAATACATTCTTACTTCGGGTCTTTCGCGCGAGTTGAACGAAGATGAATTCATTGGGTTGCAGCTGCTTTGGGGTATCATGTTCCCCATTTTCCTTTTGATCATGAACTTCTCGCTGCAGTTGGGACTGTCGCCGATGATGGTGATGGGTATGGGACTCATTGGTTTTTATCTTCCGCAAATCCATGCGAAAGGTGAAAAGAAACGCCGCGAACTTTCTGTCCGTGCGGATCTGCCTTTCTTTATCGATCTTTTGGCGTTGTCGGTGGAAGCGGGTTTGGACTTCTTCTCTGCAATTCAAAAAATCGTGGATAAAGCTTCCGGTACAGACAGCGTTCTGGCCGACGAGCTGGGAACAGTTTTGAAAGATATCAAAATCGGTGCTTCCAAAGCGCAAGCTTTGAAGGACATGGCAGAGCGTTTGGATATGAACGAGATGACAAGTTTCGTGGCGGTCTTGGTGGATGCCGAGTCGACGGGCGCAAGTATCTCGCAAGTATTGAAAGATCAATCCGTGCAAATGCGTTTGGAAAGATTCGTGCGTGCGGAAAAGGCCGGTGCGCGAGCATCGCAAGCGATTCTTATTCCGTTGATGGTGTTTATCCTTCCAGCGGTATTTATTATTGTATTCGGTCCCGTGGCCGTGTCGTTCATGTACGGGAATAAATAG
- a CDS encoding DUF192 domain-containing protein produces MMTALQNKTTNQTLIPKLEVARSFAARGKGLLGRSSLAEDQALWILHCNSIHTFFMKFSIDCVFVDKNLKVKAVYQDVRPWRLVLPVWGASSVIEMASGSVSKMKLSVGDQLYVGA; encoded by the coding sequence ATGATGACAGCGTTGCAGAATAAAACGACAAATCAAACATTGATTCCGAAGCTGGAAGTGGCTCGCTCTTTTGCCGCGCGCGGAAAAGGTTTGTTGGGACGTTCGTCTTTGGCGGAGGACCAAGCCTTGTGGATTCTTCATTGCAACAGCATTCATACTTTCTTTATGAAGTTTTCAATTGATTGTGTTTTTGTAGATAAGAACTTAAAAGTGAAGGCGGTCTATCAAGACGTCCGTCCTTGGCGATTGGTCCTTCCTGTATGGGGAGCCAGTTCCGTCATCGAAATGGCTTCAGGCTCCGTCAGCAAGATGAAACTCAGCGTGGGAGATCAACTTTATGTGGGCGCTTAG
- a CDS encoding FHA domain-containing protein, with protein MWALRILTGPQAGQIIELKMGKNLIGRAPQCDIKLVSPGVSKEHTEVSVFKEKIVITDLKSSNGTYLNGIRIQNGLMRLGDKLGVHDILVDVIPAPEIRAQNTRSTATNTGVPAPMPYYGGGAAPQMPQQMGMPHGMPQGMPQPMAGMPGAGPAPAPAPAYQQGGLKGLLDKLNDYLDRVALPGVYKLPQFLELKMVLLGFVVLFIFSTTLLSMIPMVQITRASIINESKRRAASIARTVATINQAALLQNSYSSLSTNAAEAEDGVKQVLIVQQSDGMILAPATRAGTTPDLPFVHSARREMRPQAVEVDSSTIGASFPIGLFDPNTGEQSVKAHAIVLYDIGSLAFDDGRAISLFMQTLVIASLIGLIIYFFMYKLIEYPLVSLNTQLDIAMREKKDNTEVDFMFPPLQALIGNINSLLTRYIHGETDSGSPGAAGFVNKDGEAENLVQLIGFPSIAISKEGRIIACSPAFAQVARAEVAQLQGQLFKAIPDVALQQNIDGLMVRTRENPRAIHTDQLEFSGHLCILSCQAFATGQEVDYYVVTVSPTDGGGS; from the coding sequence ATGTGGGCGCTTAGAATTTTGACCGGCCCGCAAGCGGGACAAATTATAGAATTAAAAATGGGGAAAAACCTGATTGGTCGGGCACCTCAATGTGATATCAAACTTGTGAGTCCTGGTGTTTCTAAAGAACACACGGAAGTTTCCGTCTTCAAAGAAAAGATTGTGATCACGGATTTGAAATCCAGCAATGGAACTTATCTTAACGGGATCCGTATTCAAAATGGTTTGATGCGTTTAGGAGATAAACTGGGAGTTCACGATATTCTTGTCGACGTGATTCCAGCTCCAGAGATACGTGCGCAGAACACACGTTCTACGGCGACGAATACAGGTGTGCCGGCGCCAATGCCTTATTATGGCGGTGGGGCTGCTCCGCAAATGCCGCAACAAATGGGGATGCCGCATGGAATGCCTCAGGGCATGCCGCAGCCCATGGCCGGAATGCCCGGAGCGGGTCCCGCGCCAGCACCGGCACCCGCTTATCAACAAGGTGGCTTAAAAGGTCTTCTTGATAAATTGAATGACTATTTAGATCGCGTGGCTCTGCCGGGCGTTTATAAATTGCCGCAATTCTTAGAACTGAAAATGGTTCTGTTAGGGTTTGTGGTTCTCTTCATTTTTTCAACGACACTTTTATCGATGATTCCGATGGTGCAAATCACACGCGCCAGTATCATCAACGAAAGCAAACGTCGTGCAGCCTCCATCGCACGTACGGTGGCTACAATCAATCAAGCGGCGCTTTTACAAAACAGTTATTCTTCATTGAGCACCAATGCCGCAGAAGCGGAAGATGGTGTAAAACAAGTTCTAATTGTGCAGCAGTCAGACGGTATGATCCTCGCTCCGGCGACACGCGCGGGGACGACACCGGATCTGCCGTTCGTGCATTCGGCTCGTCGCGAAATGCGACCGCAGGCCGTCGAGGTGGACTCGTCTACCATTGGCGCAAGTTTTCCGATTGGCTTGTTTGATCCGAATACGGGTGAGCAGTCAGTAAAGGCGCATGCGATCGTGCTTTACGATATTGGCAGCTTAGCGTTCGACGACGGTCGTGCGATCAGTTTGTTCATGCAGACTTTAGTGATCGCTTCTTTGATTGGGCTGATTATTTACTTCTTTATGTATAAGCTGATCGAGTATCCGCTGGTTTCTCTCAATACGCAGTTGGATATAGCGATGCGTGAAAAGAAAGACAACACCGAAGTAGACTTTATGTTCCCGCCTTTGCAGGCGTTGATCGGCAATATCAACAGTTTGCTTACGCGGTATATTCACGGAGAGACCGACAGCGGTTCGCCGGGAGCCGCGGGCTTTGTTAATAAAGACGGAGAAGCGGAAAATCTGGTGCAGTTGATCGGCTTCCCAAGTATCGCGATTTCCAAAGAGGGTCGCATTATCGCGTGCAGTCCCGCGTTTGCTCAAGTAGCGCGCGCGGAAGTGGCGCAACTGCAAGGCCAGCTTTTTAAGGCGATTCCGGATGTGGCTTTGCAACAGAATATCGACGGTTTGATGGTGCGCACGCGTGAAAATCCGCGCGCGATTCACACCGATCAGCTCGAGTTTAGCGGTCATCTTTGTATTTTAAGCTGTCAGGCTTTTGCGACAGGACAAGAAGTGGATTACTACGTAGTGACAGTGTCACCCACTGATGGCGGAGGCTCTTGA
- a CDS encoding FHA domain-containing protein, translating to MSAAPQVKDTLKFDIEIVKGPHIGFKATFTKASVSIGRGPENDIVLSGDPRASRQHAEIKQRGNEFVIVNLSQKNFILVNSQNVQSEILNNESVVQIGDTEIRFHMEMPTPAPTPAAPTASMPAAAPTPSPISSSILKPQMPQPMPAQTPAFQQPRPMQTPTMNQGGLPSMPSASMPPAQPMQYGGYQPPPSGPTPTMGVPRGASSGGGLMQNPKARFYGIVAIVALVGWFLLSPSKNGEKKDPNAFRTSAISMQDVADAEKRSQELLTIKKEKYDSVQYRRAQENFIKGFRDFQQGQYARAREAFQVVLNLDPENELAKRYYHLAKIKFDELVKFNMIQGNRYREKKNWRMCQSNYSNVMTMLANRKDDPSYKEAKQFFEECTLNLEGRF from the coding sequence ATGAGTGCGGCTCCGCAAGTGAAAGACACTTTGAAATTCGATATTGAAATCGTGAAAGGGCCGCACATCGGTTTTAAGGCGACCTTTACGAAAGCCTCCGTGTCCATTGGTCGTGGGCCGGAGAACGATATCGTTTTGTCAGGTGATCCACGCGCAAGTCGTCAACATGCCGAGATCAAACAGCGTGGTAACGAGTTTGTGATCGTCAATTTGAGTCAGAAGAATTTCATTTTGGTGAATTCTCAGAACGTTCAGTCTGAAATTCTCAATAATGAGTCTGTGGTTCAAATTGGTGATACAGAAATTCGTTTCCACATGGAAATGCCGACGCCCGCTCCGACACCGGCTGCCCCAACGGCATCCATGCCGGCGGCAGCGCCAACACCATCTCCGATTTCGAGTTCGATTCTAAAACCGCAAATGCCACAGCCGATGCCGGCCCAAACACCGGCATTCCAGCAACCTCGACCTATGCAAACGCCGACAATGAATCAAGGTGGTTTGCCGTCGATGCCGTCCGCCTCTATGCCTCCGGCGCAGCCGATGCAATATGGTGGTTATCAGCCGCCACCATCAGGACCTACACCGACAATGGGAGTTCCGCGAGGAGCCTCATCGGGCGGAGGTCTTATGCAAAATCCGAAAGCAAGATTCTATGGAATCGTTGCGATCGTGGCTTTGGTCGGATGGTTTTTGCTGTCACCGTCCAAAAATGGCGAGAAAAAGGATCCGAATGCATTCCGGACTTCCGCAATTTCCATGCAGGACGTCGCAGATGCAGAGAAACGTTCTCAGGAACTTCTCACAATCAAAAAAGAAAAATATGATTCCGTTCAATATCGCCGGGCCCAAGAAAACTTTATTAAAGGGTTCCGCGACTTTCAGCAAGGTCAGTACGCAAGAGCTCGCGAAGCTTTCCAGGTTGTTTTAAACTTAGATCCTGAAAATGAATTGGCGAAACGTTATTATCATCTCGCTAAAATTAAGTTTGATGAACTGGTGAAGTTCAACATGATTCAAGGCAACCGCTATAGAGAAAAGAAGAACTGGAGAATGTGTCAGTCCAATTACTCGAACGTTATGACCATGCTTGCAAATCGTAAAGATGATCCTAGTTATAAAGAAGCAAAACAGTTCTTTGAAGAATGCACGTTGAATTTGGAGGGTCGTTTCTAA
- a CDS encoding FHA domain-containing protein, translated as MARLRVRLRGKPVYDITLSEDRSYVAGRKEDCDIVLQPEKGISREHFKVSFANGVWSVEVVSRYGEVIHNGEQVQQFNLDHGTQFSIPPYEFDYLNTTDDVAAVHQGTSSNLPAVSGEGEGFDGSEEKTVIGVAPTAAYIKIVDSQNEAKELIRLDEGDSWVAGRDPNCQIHIKDQRVSRRQFEIRRAGSQYVILDLGSVNGTLLNGTPISSSEPTPIKSGDAISVLENYLYFELHDSHFQSRLEMVNVAPPNPLVPMGSDSVPMEYQQQMSHELMPYQNHGGMAPVPYQQQMQYPAMGGAMPGHAPVETGKFDFQKNRPKIIGAAVLLLALAYFFSGGEKKPPAPAPGSASAPGSPQEAFAKLKPEQQALVRQRYKDAKNLYMQGKYQLAQDEIIKIQEVIPDYEDIKEIERLSKEAIFIQEQQRRQEEIEKAKAETEEKIQKQTAECQKKINPSITMADLDECLSSVLQFNPEHPRILDLKAQVESINAQREAKEAERIAYQSQVSKLRNLFDRAQQVHKKGKPLDAIAAYEKVIDARLPDPNGFKGQSKRNIASIRQMMNSKTASLQAEAEKFYQAQNLRGAITALRKARMLDPTNPELPEKIERYVVELRKQMMSLYQEGILEESFGNVDGGESKAGAKDKWKKILELDIPDGEYYKKAYIKLKKYGAL; from the coding sequence ATGGCACGTCTCCGAGTTCGTCTGCGTGGAAAACCTGTTTACGATATCACTCTTTCGGAGGACCGCTCCTACGTCGCGGGCCGCAAGGAAGACTGTGATATTGTTTTACAGCCGGAAAAAGGGATTTCACGCGAGCATTTTAAAGTTTCTTTCGCGAATGGCGTTTGGAGCGTAGAAGTTGTTTCCCGTTATGGAGAAGTCATTCATAACGGCGAGCAGGTTCAGCAGTTTAACCTGGATCACGGCACACAGTTTTCAATTCCTCCTTATGAATTCGATTATTTGAATACGACGGATGATGTTGCCGCCGTTCATCAAGGAACCTCCTCGAATCTTCCCGCAGTAAGCGGAGAAGGCGAAGGCTTCGACGGCAGTGAAGAAAAAACTGTCATCGGGGTCGCGCCGACGGCGGCTTATATTAAGATCGTGGATTCACAGAACGAAGCCAAGGAATTGATCCGTCTTGATGAAGGGGATTCTTGGGTAGCGGGACGTGATCCGAACTGCCAGATTCATATCAAAGATCAACGCGTCAGTCGTCGCCAATTTGAGATTCGCAGAGCGGGTTCTCAATATGTGATTCTGGATTTGGGGAGCGTGAATGGAACGCTTCTCAACGGGACTCCGATTTCTTCTTCGGAGCCGACGCCTATTAAAAGTGGCGATGCGATCAGCGTTCTAGAAAACTATTTGTACTTTGAGTTGCATGATTCTCATTTCCAAAGTCGATTGGAAATGGTGAACGTAGCGCCGCCGAATCCGCTGGTTCCTATGGGCTCGGATTCCGTGCCTATGGAATATCAGCAGCAGATGTCTCACGAGTTGATGCCTTACCAAAATCATGGCGGTATGGCTCCGGTGCCTTACCAACAGCAGATGCAATATCCTGCGATGGGTGGCGCAATGCCGGGGCATGCTCCGGTAGAAACAGGTAAGTTTGATTTTCAAAAGAATCGCCCGAAAATTATCGGTGCCGCTGTTTTACTGTTGGCGCTAGCGTATTTCTTTAGTGGCGGAGAGAAAAAACCTCCTGCGCCGGCGCCGGGCAGTGCTTCTGCTCCGGGTTCTCCGCAAGAGGCATTTGCGAAATTAAAACCTGAACAACAAGCTTTGGTTCGTCAGCGCTATAAAGACGCCAAGAATCTTTACATGCAAGGAAAGTATCAGCTTGCTCAAGATGAGATCATCAAAATTCAGGAAGTAATTCCTGATTATGAAGATATCAAAGAAATCGAACGTCTTTCCAAAGAAGCGATCTTCATTCAAGAGCAGCAACGCCGTCAGGAAGAGATCGAAAAAGCGAAAGCGGAGACGGAAGAAAAAATCCAAAAACAAACGGCGGAGTGCCAGAAGAAAATCAATCCTTCAATTACGATGGCCGATTTGGATGAATGTTTGTCCTCTGTGTTGCAGTTCAATCCAGAGCATCCGCGCATCCTTGACTTGAAAGCGCAAGTGGAGTCGATCAATGCGCAAAGAGAAGCCAAGGAAGCGGAGCGCATAGCTTATCAGTCGCAGGTTTCGAAATTGCGTAATTTGTTTGATCGGGCTCAACAAGTGCATAAAAAAGGCAAACCTTTGGATGCGATTGCGGCTTACGAGAAAGTGATCGACGCAAGACTGCCGGATCCAAATGGTTTCAAAGGTCAGTCGAAGAGGAATATTGCTTCCATCCGCCAAATGATGAACTCGAAAACAGCCAGCCTTCAGGCGGAAGCGGAAAAGTTTTATCAAGCTCAGAACTTACGAGGCGCCATTACCGCTCTTCGTAAAGCGCGCATGTTGGATCCGACAAATCCAGAATTGCCCGAGAAAATCGAACGCTATGTCGTCGAACTTCGCAAGCAGATGATGTCTCTTTATCAAGAAGGTATTCTTGAAGAGAGCTTCGGTAACGTTGATGGAGGCGAGTCGAAGGCCGGTGCCAAAGACAAGTGGAAGAAGATTCTCGAACTCGATATTCCGGACGGAGAATACTACAAGAAGGCTTACATCAAGTTGAAGAAATACGGAGCTCTGTAA
- a CDS encoding sulfatase-like hydrolase/transferase, translating to MIAVDELTITDVTCSQESVERSGFQLLCNESVRFTHAFSPSTLTVPALSSLLTGLYPFQHKVRHNGGPGLAAEIDLVSELALRRDYRTSFFSGGAPVFRRTGLNQGFELFEDNIVPNFKTLIRPFNKNAEAFTQWLDQEVGKNSFFSVIYVPDLLFSTTETVTDLGETRNLSFESQVDELDESLYELINKLKATQRWDSTTVIFAGLNGHTTSERYRELSSLNLHGENTQVALFIKPAQKKKRDEAIHWKIDQNVSIVDVGRTLYELLGETIVETNPSFPAHSLLNVLKSPNVNWPEDRPLLIESGWALWRKAGPLRTAAISNHVLYINDEKPLLYNTLVDRFEVNPLPLLQESILPTTQRLQGLLSKFQFPAFPPLSSEWNAKLSIPYARWMRPDQEFSLLKDLKRLSSSQTQSLDLLNWTAQIALNQKDWETLKQLGSKNRVQAWQYVGEKNLNSKSAKISDPCFLLLTDKVLEAEQLKNCSDPLFLEFIDWLRAEDRGLAKDTQKKRFERSFRNYMLDQQIQRTNIAAGLIWDTSRDNIFAPSRTELALHLPEYGKIRAQVYKSIQTEEY from the coding sequence GTGATCGCCGTCGACGAGTTGACGATCACAGATGTGACTTGCAGTCAGGAAAGTGTCGAGAGGTCTGGTTTTCAATTGCTTTGCAACGAGTCTGTGCGCTTTACGCACGCGTTCTCTCCATCCACGCTGACTGTTCCTGCGTTGTCCTCCCTTCTCACGGGACTTTATCCTTTCCAACACAAAGTCCGACATAACGGCGGACCGGGACTGGCTGCAGAGATAGATCTTGTTTCTGAACTCGCCCTTCGCCGAGACTACCGCACTAGTTTTTTCTCTGGCGGGGCCCCCGTCTTTCGTCGCACGGGATTGAATCAAGGCTTCGAACTTTTTGAGGACAACATCGTTCCTAACTTCAAAACACTGATTCGCCCATTTAATAAAAACGCCGAAGCGTTCACGCAATGGCTTGACCAGGAAGTTGGAAAAAATTCTTTCTTCAGCGTGATCTACGTGCCTGATCTTTTGTTTTCGACGACAGAGACTGTGACGGATCTGGGGGAAACGCGGAATCTCAGTTTCGAAAGTCAGGTCGACGAACTGGATGAGAGTCTTTACGAACTTATCAACAAGCTTAAAGCCACGCAGCGCTGGGATAGTACGACGGTGATCTTCGCAGGTCTGAATGGACATACGACAAGCGAGCGCTACCGCGAATTGTCCTCCCTCAACTTGCATGGCGAAAACACGCAAGTGGCTTTGTTCATCAAGCCCGCGCAAAAAAAGAAACGCGATGAAGCTATTCACTGGAAGATCGATCAGAACGTCAGTATTGTTGACGTCGGTCGTACGCTTTATGAACTTTTGGGCGAAACGATTGTCGAAACAAATCCTTCCTTTCCCGCACACTCTCTGCTGAACGTTTTAAAAAGTCCGAATGTGAATTGGCCCGAGGACCGACCTCTTCTGATCGAATCCGGTTGGGCTTTGTGGAGAAAAGCGGGTCCTTTGCGAACGGCGGCGATTTCCAATCATGTTCTATACATCAACGACGAAAAACCTCTGCTTTACAATACGCTTGTCGATCGTTTTGAGGTCAACCCTTTGCCTCTTTTGCAAGAAAGCATTCTGCCGACGACGCAAAGACTGCAAGGCCTTTTAAGCAAATTTCAGTTCCCGGCGTTTCCACCTTTGAGTTCCGAATGGAATGCAAAACTAAGTATTCCCTATGCACGCTGGATGCGACCGGATCAAGAGTTTTCATTGCTCAAGGACCTGAAACGCCTTTCTTCTTCTCAGACACAAAGTTTGGATCTTTTGAATTGGACGGCGCAAATCGCCCTCAACCAAAAGGACTGGGAAACATTGAAACAATTGGGCAGTAAAAATAGAGTGCAGGCATGGCAATATGTCGGCGAAAAAAATCTGAACAGCAAGTCCGCGAAAATTTCGGATCCTTGTTTTCTGCTTTTGACCGACAAAGTGCTTGAAGCAGAACAACTAAAAAATTGTTCAGACCCGTTGTTTTTGGAATTTATCGACTGGCTCCGCGCGGAAGATCGCGGTTTGGCGAAGGACACGCAAAAGAAGCGCTTCGAGAGATCTTTCAGAAACTATATGCTGGATCAGCAAATTCAAAGAACCAACATCGCCGCCGGCTTGATCTGGGATACGTCCCGCGACAACATCTTTGCGCCCTCACGCACGGAATTAGCTTTGCATTTGCCTGAATACGGAAAAATCCGCGCGCAAGTTTATAAATCCATTCAAACGGAAGAGTATTAA
- a CDS encoding MotA/TolQ/ExbB proton channel family protein yields the protein MLAEKIFTVAHLADQVVLWILLLLSVLSIGMILERYFALKKVAAESQRVRARIKLALQSNSVEDVEDLAKDPNSLEGRAAGYALKHMKDSGSKGLEEIFNTFALTERPELEKFLGFLATVGSNAPYVGLFGTVLGIMKAFNDLATAPEAGQQTVMAGISMALVATAAGLFVAIPAVAFYNYYSKQVKSVFQSLESVKELCLAYAKKKGV from the coding sequence ATGCTCGCGGAAAAAATATTTACGGTCGCTCACTTAGCCGATCAAGTGGTTCTATGGATTCTTTTGCTTTTGAGCGTCTTGAGCATCGGAATGATTTTGGAACGTTATTTTGCATTGAAAAAAGTGGCTGCGGAATCTCAACGTGTACGTGCGCGCATCAAACTTGCTTTACAAAGCAATAGCGTAGAAGACGTTGAAGATCTTGCGAAAGATCCAAACTCTCTTGAAGGCCGCGCTGCAGGCTATGCTCTTAAACACATGAAAGACTCCGGCAGCAAAGGACTTGAAGAAATTTTCAACACGTTTGCTTTGACTGAGCGCCCTGAGTTGGAAAAATTCTTGGGCTTCCTGGCGACTGTGGGTTCGAACGCTCCATACGTGGGATTGTTCGGTACGGTTTTGGGTATCATGAAAGCGTTCAACGATTTGGCAACGGCTCCTGAGGCAGGTCAACAAACTGTGATGGCAGGTATCTCGATGGCCCTTGTTGCGACGGCGGCAGGTCTTTTCGTGGCGATTCCGGCTGTTGCTTTCTACAACTACTACAGCAAACAAGTTAAAAGCGTTTTCCAAAGCCTTGAATCCGTCAAAGAACTTTGCCTTGCTTACGCTAAGAAAAAAGGTGTGTAG
- a CDS encoding biopolymer transporter ExbD, translating to MGMKYDGDNESIADINVVPLVDIILVVLIIFMVTAPMFMKPTINVNLPKAASGDQTAPSKLNIALTADGRINLNGSFVNEEDVKVKATEEFTKNAEVQAIISADKDVPHGKVVGVLDIVKGAGVKKFAISIDKK from the coding sequence ATGGGAATGAAATATGATGGAGACAACGAGTCCATAGCGGACATTAACGTTGTTCCGTTGGTGGATATCATCCTTGTGGTTCTGATCATCTTCATGGTGACAGCGCCCATGTTCATGAAACCCACGATCAACGTTAATTTGCCTAAAGCGGCGAGTGGCGATCAAACCGCTCCCAGTAAGCTGAACATTGCGCTTACAGCTGACGGACGCATCAACTTGAACGGTTCTTTTGTGAATGAAGAAGACGTTAAAGTTAAAGCGACCGAAGAGTTCACCAAGAACGCGGAAGTGCAAGCAATTATCTCGGCGGATAAAGACGTTCCGCACGGGAAAGTTGTCGGAGTCCTCGATATCGTCAAGGGCGCCGGAGTTAAAAAGTTTGCAATCAGTATCGATAAAAAATAG
- the pssA gene encoding CDP-diacylglycerol--serine O-phosphatidyltransferase, whose amino-acid sequence MATETHLDKIDSEEARAQRLAMYIYILPNLMTTGNLFSGFFAVIQAIKGNFLYAAYAIVVAAVFDQLDGRLARLTRSTSKFGAEYDSLCDLVSFGMAPGVLLFLWALQPFGRLGWVACFLFVTCGALRLARFNVQANVVEKNYFQGLPIPMAAGIVASSVLAFQDLELDPMGNYGLLVMTILLALVMVSNFRFRSFKDLDLKERLPFRYLILGVGVLVVVALRPEVMLFVLFMGYAGLGAIFGIFRLGKNIRKIKPSVYAPAQVHESDLVLEEEEEEAKKDEKKT is encoded by the coding sequence ATGGCAACTGAAACTCATCTAGACAAAATTGACTCTGAAGAAGCTCGCGCTCAGCGCTTGGCAATGTACATCTATATTCTTCCTAACTTGATGACAACGGGGAACCTTTTCTCGGGTTTCTTCGCTGTTATTCAAGCCATCAAAGGAAACTTTCTTTATGCCGCTTATGCGATTGTTGTCGCTGCGGTTTTCGATCAGCTCGATGGCCGCTTGGCACGTTTGACTCGCTCAACAAGTAAGTTCGGCGCTGAGTACGATTCTCTTTGCGACCTTGTCAGCTTTGGTATGGCTCCGGGCGTGTTGTTGTTCTTGTGGGCGCTTCAACCCTTCGGTCGTTTGGGTTGGGTCGCATGTTTCCTTTTTGTCACTTGCGGTGCGCTTCGTTTGGCGCGATTTAACGTACAAGCAAACGTTGTAGAGAAGAACTATTTCCAAGGACTTCCGATTCCAATGGCGGCGGGTATCGTTGCCTCCTCTGTTTTGGCATTCCAAGATTTGGAATTGGATCCTATGGGGAATTATGGTCTTCTTGTGATGACGATCTTGTTGGCTCTTGTGATGGTCAGCAACTTCCGTTTCCGCAGCTTCAAAGACTTGGATTTGAAAGAGCGTTTGCCATTCCGTTATCTCATTTTGGGTGTCGGTGTTCTTGTGGTTGTGGCTTTACGTCCTGAAGTTATGTTGTTTGTCCTTTTCATGGGATATGCTGGTCTTGGGGCGATTTTTGGTATTTTCAGACTTGGTAAAAACATCCGTAAGATTAAGCCTAGTGTGTATGCTCCGGCCCAAGTGCATGAGAGCGACTTAGTCCTCGAAGAAGAGGAAGAAGAGGCGAAGAAAGATGAAAAGAAAACTTAA
- a CDS encoding aspartate-semialdehyde dehydrogenase — translation MKRKLKVGVVGATGMVGQTFMNILAERDFPIAELRPFASENSLGKKIELQGTQWPVQILKDGCFDGLDLVFFSSGDDISKEWAPKAVQAGAFAVDNSAAFRMDPNTVLIVPEVNGHLINGGSKPQIIANPNCSTIQLVVALKPLLDKFGLEEVRVSTYQAVSGAGQGGYDELMEQTANHKKDNHEAKTFPHTILFNCIPQIGSFNDDGYCSEEVKIMKETRKILEQKDLKVSAFTVRIPALNAHSESVWVTLNKEVKRDDIMAALKDFPGIVVQDDPKKSDYPLARDVSGKDPVYVGRIHRDPENAKMWLMWVVSDNIRKGAALNGIQIAEKIFHS, via the coding sequence ATGAAAAGAAAACTTAAAGTCGGAGTGGTAGGCGCGACCGGAATGGTCGGCCAAACCTTCATGAATATCCTGGCAGAGCGTGACTTCCCTATTGCTGAGTTGCGCCCTTTTGCATCTGAAAATTCCCTGGGTAAAAAAATCGAATTGCAGGGCACACAGTGGCCCGTGCAAATTTTGAAGGACGGCTGTTTCGACGGCCTCGATCTTGTTTTCTTTTCTTCCGGAGATGACATCTCCAAAGAATGGGCTCCGAAGGCTGTTCAAGCCGGTGCGTTTGCTGTCGATAACTCGGCCGCTTTCCGTATGGACCCGAACACTGTTTTGATCGTGCCTGAAGTGAACGGTCATTTAATCAATGGTGGTTCTAAGCCGCAAATTATCGCGAACCCGAACTGCTCGACGATCCAACTTGTTGTCGCTTTGAAACCTCTTCTAGATAAGTTTGGTTTGGAAGAAGTGCGCGTGAGCACGTATCAAGCGGTGAGCGGTGCCGGTCAAGGTGGTTATGACGAACTTATGGAACAAACAGCGAACCATAAGAAAGACAACCACGAAGCAAAAACATTTCCGCACACAATTCTTTTTAACTGCATCCCGCAAATCGGTTCTTTCAACGACGACGGTTATTGCAGTGAAGAAGTGAAGATTATGAAAGAGACACGCAAGATCTTGGAACAAAAAGATCTTAAGGTGTCCGCTTTCACCGTGCGTATTCCTGCATTGAACGCGCACAGCGAATCCGTATGGGTGACTTTGAATAAAGAAGTAAAACGCGATGACATCATGGCCGCATTGAAGGACTTTCCGGGTATTGTCGTTCAAGATGATCCTAAGAAATCGGATTATCCTTTGGCTCGCGATGTTTCCGGCAAAGACCCCGTCTATGTAGGTCGTATCCATCGCGATCCGGAAAATGCCAAAATGTGGTTGATGTGGGTTGTCTCAGACAATATCCGCAAAGGGGCCGCATTGAACGGCATTCAAATCGCCGAAAAAATCTTCCACTCTTAG